In Hydrogenovibrio marinus, a single genomic region encodes these proteins:
- the lptM gene encoding LPS translocon maturation chaperone LptM gives MNHFSRIGRFLLLSALMTLLLAGCGRKAPLYIPTDTQKAQMEKDQAERDAVLKAREERAKKALETDKAKTATDAQPTTEQ, from the coding sequence ATGAACCATTTTTCAAGAATCGGTCGTTTTCTTCTGCTTTCGGCATTGATGACATTGCTACTTGCAGGGTGCGGACGCAAAGCACCACTCTATATTCCAACGGACACTCAAAAGGCTCAAATGGAAAAAGACCAAGCCGAAAGAGACGCCGTACTGAAGGCCAGAGAAGAACGCGCTAAAAAGGCTTTAGAAACAGATAAAGCAAAAACAGCAACCGACGCACAGCCAACAACTGAACAATAA
- a CDS encoding alpha/beta hydrolase, with amino-acid sequence MSNTFSPPKSPIVIEPKQSQAENCVIWLHGLGADGHDFEGILPQLDLPQEAAIRFVFPTAPIQPVTVNLGDPMTAWYDIKSLNLLAETDWQGIAQSVEYVHVLIQEQLDAGIDSQNILLAGFSQGGVIALYAGLTYERPLAGIMALSTYFPDPEQASEFLQPKAEQMNLSVFYGHGNADPICPLAAAEASKNTLEKLGLEIEWHVYPMAHQVCYDEVRHISQFLKSCLLQD; translated from the coding sequence ATGTCGAATACCTTTAGTCCTCCCAAGTCGCCAATTGTGATTGAACCAAAGCAATCTCAAGCTGAAAACTGTGTTATCTGGTTGCATGGTTTGGGCGCGGATGGTCATGATTTTGAGGGTATTTTGCCTCAGTTGGATTTACCACAGGAAGCGGCTATTCGCTTTGTTTTCCCAACGGCTCCCATACAACCGGTCACCGTGAATCTGGGTGACCCGATGACGGCTTGGTATGACATTAAAAGTTTGAACTTACTGGCTGAGACGGATTGGCAAGGAATTGCCCAAAGTGTTGAATATGTACATGTCCTGATTCAGGAACAATTGGATGCAGGAATCGACAGTCAAAATATACTGCTGGCAGGATTCTCGCAAGGTGGGGTGATAGCATTGTATGCAGGATTAACTTATGAGCGACCGCTGGCAGGCATCATGGCATTATCCACGTATTTTCCTGACCCTGAACAGGCATCTGAATTTTTACAGCCCAAGGCTGAACAAATGAATCTCTCGGTGTTCTACGGGCATGGTAATGCGGATCCTATTTGCCCTTTAGCGGCGGCTGAAGCTTCTAAAAACACGCTGGAGAAATTGGGGTTAGAGATTGAGTGGCATGTTTATCCGATGGCACACCAAGTCTGCTACGATGAAGTCAGGCACATTAGCCAGTTTCTCAAATCCTGCTTACTACAAGATTAG
- a CDS encoding PilZ domain-containing protein, giving the protein MKTWFLKQNSRRYFRIDMPVRVFIAPSSPIKDREIFATGIDYFPPTIKSLIAQQKRDTLYWLDRVQDQKVLITELFTEVIACIEFFGQGAEKISRGINPRLDPAYWLSVNQQKQGFTKVNALKESSPKTYTYFKHIEEKYLRFLSAMVESIDKSTDQHFEADPNLPFAFKIDEILDHFAKEQFEKIPLVQAIVALCGFMETYLEAYRQINDDNIMRLFPDQWKAVRGNVSACGLAMLFTKRFKEFERVDIFFFFPDEKRVLQFDGTVVDIRSINDQYKERIAVNFDFPNGRDQDFLQHKIQEFELDECLNYEF; this is encoded by the coding sequence ATGAAAACCTGGTTTCTAAAACAGAACTCCCGTCGATATTTCCGTATTGATATGCCTGTTAGGGTTTTTATCGCGCCAAGTTCTCCCATCAAAGACCGTGAAATCTTTGCAACAGGTATCGACTATTTCCCGCCAACAATTAAAAGTCTGATTGCACAGCAGAAACGCGACACCTTGTATTGGCTGGATCGTGTCCAAGATCAAAAAGTTCTGATTACCGAGCTGTTTACCGAAGTTATAGCCTGCATAGAGTTCTTCGGGCAAGGTGCAGAGAAGATTTCCCGAGGGATCAATCCTCGCCTGGATCCGGCTTATTGGCTATCGGTTAATCAACAAAAGCAAGGGTTCACCAAGGTCAACGCCTTGAAAGAATCATCACCTAAGACCTATACTTATTTCAAACATATCGAAGAAAAATATTTGAGATTTTTGAGTGCGATGGTCGAGAGCATCGACAAATCAACTGACCAACATTTCGAAGCCGATCCCAACTTGCCTTTTGCTTTTAAGATCGACGAGATATTGGATCATTTCGCCAAAGAGCAGTTTGAAAAGATCCCTCTGGTTCAGGCAATTGTTGCGCTGTGTGGCTTCATGGAAACCTATTTGGAAGCTTACCGCCAAATCAACGACGATAACATTATGCGTCTTTTCCCAGACCAGTGGAAAGCCGTGAGAGGCAACGTTAGTGCTTGCGGGCTAGCAATGTTGTTCACCAAACGTTTCAAGGAGTTTGAACGCGTCGATATATTCTTCTTTTTCCCAGATGAAAAGCGCGTTTTGCAATTTGATGGAACGGTGGTCGATATTCGCAGTATCAACGATCAGTACAAAGAACGTATCGCGGTGAATTTCGATTTTCCAAATGGTCGTGACCAAGATTTTTTACAGCATAAGATTCAAGAATTTGAACTTGATGAATGCCTTAATTACGAGTTTTAG
- the metW gene encoding methionine biosynthesis protein MetW, with protein MSKATLSPEFKLISKWIRDESRVLDLGCGDGQLLSYLKTTRNTTGYGMEIDPKKNIQAIAAGINVIQSNLNSHDIYDYFDEDSFDYVIMTQALQVVRRPDILLDQMLTIGKESIITFPNFGHWRNRAQLLLDGRMPQNDALPNTWYDTPNIHLCTFKDFEDLCAEKHIQVVDRAVVNRYHESSILMKLIPNLLGEVAIYRVKRK; from the coding sequence ATGTCTAAAGCAACACTATCTCCTGAATTTAAACTGATTTCAAAATGGATTCGAGACGAATCCCGGGTATTGGATCTTGGTTGCGGTGACGGTCAATTGCTGAGCTATCTGAAAACGACTCGCAACACCACTGGCTATGGCATGGAAATCGACCCTAAAAAGAATATCCAGGCCATTGCCGCAGGCATCAATGTTATCCAAAGCAACTTAAACAGCCATGACATCTACGACTATTTTGATGAAGATTCTTTCGACTATGTCATCATGACTCAAGCGCTTCAAGTGGTCAGACGCCCGGATATTTTGCTTGATCAAATGCTAACAATCGGCAAAGAAAGCATTATCACTTTCCCTAACTTTGGGCATTGGCGCAACCGTGCACAACTGTTATTGGACGGCCGTATGCCTCAAAATGATGCATTACCGAATACCTGGTATGACACGCCGAACATCCATCTTTGTACTTTCAAAGACTTTGAAGACTTGTGCGCTGAAAAACACATCCAAGTCGTTGATAGAGCGGTGGTCAATCGTTATCATGAATCCAGTATTTTAATGAAACTGATCCCAAACCTACTGGGTGAAGTTGCTATTTACCGCGTAAAAAGAAAATAA